The Coleofasciculus sp. FACHB-1120 genome segment TTTGATCAGACAGTACCAGTACCTGATGAAATCAAGGGCTGGAACTGGGGCGCATTTCTGATGCCTTATCTATGGCCTTTGAGCAATCATGTTTGGATTGGACTTTTAGCCTGGATACCGAGTGTCGGTTGGTTGATGGGGTTCGCCCTCGGTTCTAAGGGCAATGAATGGGCTTGGAAAAGTAAAAAATGGCGGAGTATTGAACAATTCAAAGCCCATCAAAGAGGCTGGGCGATCGCAGGATTGTTTATCGGGATACCGATGGCTTGGGCATATATCTGGATACTTACCCTTTTTCTCCATGCCCTCTAAAAACCTCGGCAAGATCGTGTTGTTAGCTGAATGCATAATCAGGGTTCAAAGGAATTGAGGCATTGACTAAGGACAATAACGGGCCAGTTTGCTCCTGTCCATTCGTCGCCAATTCGCTATGGCACAGATAAATTCGCTCCCCCGCTCGCCCTAGTAAATCGAGCAAAATCCGCCGCAGTCTTTGCTCGTCTGCTTCTTGGGTATCTTCTTCGGTTAGCGCCTCTCCCGACCAATCCTTGAGAAACAAAGGGGCACCGTAGAGAGTGGCAGCACCGCCTTTTGACCAAAGGTGCGAACCGGCATCGAGCCAAAATTGCCATCGGTGGAAGCGACGAGCCGCCCGATATTGGAAGATAGTTGCCAAAGTCACAGCGTGACGGTCAAGACCGAGGGGGCGCACGGGGTAGGGGTTAGCAGTGACAGTACCGCGACGCAACAAGCAGATAAACCGATCGATAGTGGTGTAATCTGGGGTTTCAATGCGATCGCTCTGCCGCAAGCGTCCATCGACTTCCCAGTAGTGTTGGGCGGTTTCCATCAGTTCGCGTAAGGCAGCTAGCTGGTCGTAAGGGAGATTGCTGCCTTTCCACAAAAACTGCTGAATTGCCCGATCAAGCAGGGCGACGCAGTTGGGAATTAGACGCTGTTCCAGCTGATCTCGTTGCACTTCTAGCCACTGCAAAATCTCTTCATAAGCAGCACAGGCTGAGTGTCCCAGCCGATCCCAGCGGGGGAAATATGTCACCGGCAGCAACCGGGGTTGTTCTGGATCGGGGGAATAGCAATAATCGGCTAACAAACCCGCCCTGACTGGGTCAATCTTGAAGGATGAAGGATGAACGATCGGGGATGAATGGGTGCTACCTCCTGGCTCCGGACTCCGGACTCCTGACTCCTGACTCAGTACCACCAGCATTTCCGCCACGGCATCCCGGTCTACCAGTCGCCCCAACCCTGGATAAACGAGCGCCAGCAGCGTCAGTAGCGCCCGGATTGTAGGGGAAGCATTCAGGGGACGCTGCTCGCTCAAAGTTTGGACGGGGATATCTTGGCTGCTGAGGATTTCGATTAAGGTATAGCGAGCGATCGCATCCAAACCAGGGGCAATCACTGCCACGTCCTGAGGCTGCACCTGTCCGCTGTGTATCGCCTCTGCGATCGCTAAAGCGGTTTCTCGTAACAACTGAGCGCGGGACGGGGTTTGAATCAACTGTACCGACTCCGGTAAGGTCAACAGAAACATCGGGTCGCTCACCGCTTCCACCACCGGCTTTCCGTAAAGTGCTGCCACACTGCTCGGTTCTTGGCTCAAAGTTTCTACCTGACAGCGCCACTCCAGACTGGCAAGATAATTTGGATCGGCGTTCAAACCGAGTCGCACTGCCCCATCCGGATTATAGGTAAAGGCTCCGGCAGCTCCTTGATCTAAAAGGAAGTTGAATAGATCGCAGGCGATCGCTGGATAATCATCCACATTATCCGCCAGTACTCCCTGATAGCGGCGAATCAAGTGCTGCTGATAAGCTTCATCTGGCAGCAAATAACGCCAATAAAGTTCGCAAATAATCCCATAGGTCAGCAATCCCCGGTCTAAACACCATTGTCGCCAATCAATCAGCACAGTTCCGATTTTCTCCCAGTCGGGGCGTTCCACCACCGGATCGTCGTCCCTCGCAAACCCTTGTTGATCTGCGAAACCTTGTTCCAAAAGACTGGGAATTTCCTCAAGGGGTCGTCCTGCGATCGCGCATAGCTGCAACAAGTCCAGAATGCGACGCACTGAACGAGACTCACTCACCCCCAAAAACTGGAGGTTCCCATTATCCAACTCCGGACGCCACAACCGGGTGGCTAACTCCTGCTCAGTTTCCGGGCGCAGTCTCACTGGAAATTGTGCCCTAAGATTCAACCGCTGAATTAATAAAGGCCAAAATAAGATCACCTCATCCTGAAAGAAACCCAGAGGTGTTTTAGATTGAATGGGATACCGTCCCTGTGTCGCCCTAGCCAAGCGGTCAGCCAATTCGCTCCGATTATCATCATTAGCAGCAAAGACTAAGATTGTCGGTGCCTGCTCCCGCCTTCCCGCCTTCCGGCGCGAACCTCTCGGTTGAGATCCCCGTTCAACCCACTGGCAAAACAGATTGACAAGGCGAGTCGTCTTTCCACTGCGAGTAGGCCCGTCGATCCAGATGGTCTGCGATTGCGTTAACATTGCTAAACGCTGGGTAATACTTGTGTAATCCTTCGGTTTCTATTATGAAACTATCTTTCTTGACACAGCTCCAATCCTACTTAGGGACTGCCAACCAGTGGTTCTCAGACACCCCAGACAGAGCCTTGGAGCGGGCATATAAGGCAGCCTTAATGATTAAGGCTTTGGAAGATGAACATTTTGACGGTAAAAAAATCTCCCCCGATTGTCAAAAATACCGTGAAAATGCCATGTCTTATTTTGAGGCCAAACTTAAAAATTACTTAAAAACTGCTAAATTTGGGCTGGCAGAGTTTCAGGCAAGCGCTTCAATTGTGACTCGTTCTAATCCAGATGTAACAAGAAAAACAAGGACGACCGGAGCGGCAAATTTTAGAAGAGAAGATTTTGACTCTCAAGATAAACAATCCATAACTTTAGAAAAACTTAAATTTATTGATGATGTTTTATCTAAATACAAGCCTGAAAAAAATCGTTCCTCATCAGCCTTAGTCCCTGTTCCCAAATCTAAACCTTTAGAAATGAACTTGAGAAATGTTGACCGGGTTGAGGCTAACAATCTAGTCAATCAGCCAACTTTGTTTCCCACAGACAACCGAGTGGCTGAGGAGGCAGAAACAATGACTGATACAACCAGTTTTGTTCCTCGCTCCATCTTAAGTACGCTAGATCGACTCAAGAGAAACTTTGACCCCAACTCAGAAGAAGAAGTTGTTCAAAGTTTTCGCACTTCCCAAACGAAAACGATTATTTCTATTCGGTTTATTTTAGTTTTAATTTTAGTTCCTCTATTAACTCAACAAGTTAGTAAAAATTTCTTTGTTGGTCCTCTCGTCGATCGCTTCCGGGAGCCAAACAAAACTGAAATTTTCTTAAATGTCGATCTAGAAGAAGAGGCATTTCAAGAATTACAAAGATTTGAAGAATCGCTAAAATTTAAAAGCTTAATCGGTGTAGCTCCTCAACTCTCTAGAGAGGGGATAGAAGAAGAAGTCAAACAGAAGGCATTAAAAATTGGAGAGGAATACAGTCACAGAAGTGCAAATGCTATCAAAAATGTTTTTGCCGATCTAATTGCGGCGGGATCTCTTTACTTGTTACTTCTTAATAGCCAAAAAGAAATTGCTATTTTCAAAGCTTTTATCGATGACGTAGTTTATGGTCTCAGTGACAGTGCTAAAGCTTTTATTATTATCTTATTCACTGACATCTTTGTAGGATTTCACTCTCCTCACGGCTGGGAAGTGATTCTGGAAGGAACGGCAAGGCATTTAGGCTTACCAGAAAACAGAGATTTTAACTTTCTATTTATTTCCACCTTTCCTGTCATTTTGGATACGATATTTAAGTATTGGATTTTCCGCTACTTAAATCGAATCTCTCCGTCAGCCGTTGCTACTTACCGGAATATGAATGAATAATTAAAAATGCTTGCATTAAAAACTAAAATAAAGGTATTCTTCCCCCCATTTTTAATTTCTAATTTTTAATCTAATTTTTAATTTCTCTAGAGTAGTGGGGACGGCAGGGGCTGCCCCAGCAAACCTGCTGGGGTGGAATGTTGCCGAAAACGCTGCTACGTGCCCCAATCACGGAATTTGCTCCGATTTCAACCCCAGGCGCAATAAAGCAATCTGTGGCAATCCAGACGCCGTTGCCAATCGCGATCCTGGCTGTCGTCAGTTTGAAAGCTGGATCTTGAATGTCATGACTGCCGGTACAGAGGTAGCTTTTTTGGGAAATGACGCAGTGCTGACCGATGTGGATGCGGTCAAGGCTGTATAAAACGACATCATCCCCAATCCAGCTGTAATCTCCGATTTCGATTTTCCAAGGATAAGTAAAGCGGGCAGTTGGGCGGATGACTAAGCCGGTGCCGAGTTTTGCCCCAAACAGGCGCAAAAGCCAGCAGCGGATGCCACTAAAGGGATGAGGAGTTATGGGGAACGCGATCGCTTGTACCAACCACCACAGCAAAACAAACCAACCCGGTCGTCCTCTATCAAACCAGGATTGGTCGTAACGGCGTAAATCAATCAGAGATTCGGGAGATTCCAACGCGATCGCTGGCGGTTGTTCGCCTGGTTCCAACACCCTACACGCTTCCTTTTAATGAATCTGGCTGGGTTACCGGCTGGGGAGGCACGGAGGAGGCAGCCGCTACGTTCAACTGACCGCCAAACTCCATCAATTCATAAAGTTTGACGCCAATTTGATACTCATATTGACTCATCAGCCGTGCATAGATGTATCCAGGTTTCCCATCCAAAAAGCCCCGCTGAATAATGTAAATCAAAATAAACCGGATCAACGGTTTGAATGGGAGGCGCACCCAAGTTTTTTTGAGATACCGCTTGCGCTGTACCGCATCCCCAAACAAATTAGCGCCAATCGTGCCGCTTTCGTCTTTGCCGGTCAGGATATTTAAATAAACGCGGGCTTCCCAGTTTGAGTAGCGGTTATGTCGTTCCAGCCAGTGGAATACGTCCCGAAAGTCAATGTGCAGCATATCGTTTTTCAGATAGCCTGACTTGCCTTGCAAAATGACGTGTTCGTGAACTTCGTTGTCGCCTGTGTTGCGAATTTCTTCTGTCCCCAAGTTTTCGTAGCGACCTGTTTTGTG includes the following:
- a CDS encoding recombinase family protein; translation: MLTQSQTIWIDGPTRSGKTTRLVNLFCQWVERGSQPRGSRRKAGRREQAPTILVFAANDDNRSELADRLARATQGRYPIQSKTPLGFFQDEVILFWPLLIQRLNLRAQFPVRLRPETEQELATRLWRPELDNGNLQFLGVSESRSVRRILDLLQLCAIAGRPLEEIPSLLEQGFADQQGFARDDDPVVERPDWEKIGTVLIDWRQWCLDRGLLTYGIICELYWRYLLPDEAYQQHLIRRYQGVLADNVDDYPAIACDLFNFLLDQGAAGAFTYNPDGAVRLGLNADPNYLASLEWRCQVETLSQEPSSVAALYGKPVVEAVSDPMFLLTLPESVQLIQTPSRAQLLRETALAIAEAIHSGQVQPQDVAVIAPGLDAIARYTLIEILSSQDIPVQTLSEQRPLNASPTIRALLTLLALVYPGLGRLVDRDAVAEMLVVLSQESGVRSPEPGGSTHSSPIVHPSSFKIDPVRAGLLADYCYSPDPEQPRLLPVTYFPRWDRLGHSACAAYEEILQWLEVQRDQLEQRLIPNCVALLDRAIQQFLWKGSNLPYDQLAALRELMETAQHYWEVDGRLRQSDRIETPDYTTIDRFICLLRRGTVTANPYPVRPLGLDRHAVTLATIFQYRAARRFHRWQFWLDAGSHLWSKGGAATLYGAPLFLKDWSGEALTEEDTQEADEQRLRRILLDLLGRAGERIYLCHSELATNGQEQTGPLLSLVNASIPLNPDYAFS
- a CDS encoding proton extrusion protein PcxA — protein: MTQLQSYLGTANQWFSDTPDRALERAYKAALMIKALEDEHFDGKKISPDCQKYRENAMSYFEAKLKNYLKTAKFGLAEFQASASIVTRSNPDVTRKTRTTGAANFRREDFDSQDKQSITLEKLKFIDDVLSKYKPEKNRSSSALVPVPKSKPLEMNLRNVDRVEANNLVNQPTLFPTDNRVAEEAETMTDTTSFVPRSILSTLDRLKRNFDPNSEEEVVQSFRTSQTKTIISIRFILVLILVPLLTQQVSKNFFVGPLVDRFREPNKTEIFLNVDLEEEAFQELQRFEESLKFKSLIGVAPQLSREGIEEEVKQKALKIGEEYSHRSANAIKNVFADLIAAGSLYLLLLNSQKEIAIFKAFIDDVVYGLSDSAKAFIIILFTDIFVGFHSPHGWEVILEGTARHLGLPENRDFNFLFISTFPVILDTIFKYWIFRYLNRISPSAVATYRNMNE
- the hpsU gene encoding hormogonium polysaccharide biosynthesis acetyltransferase HpsU produces the protein MESPESLIDLRRYDQSWFDRGRPGWFVLLWWLVQAIAFPITPHPFSGIRCWLLRLFGAKLGTGLVIRPTARFTYPWKIEIGDYSWIGDDVVLYSLDRIHIGQHCVISQKSYLCTGSHDIQDPAFKLTTARIAIGNGVWIATDCFIAPGVEIGANSVIGARSSVFGNIPPQQVCWGSPCRPHYSREIKN
- a CDS encoding glycosyltransferase family 2 protein, which translates into the protein MTSTPSKLPVSVLIPAKNEQANLAACLESVARADEVFVVDSQSSDRSIEISESYGAKVVQFHFNGRWPKKKNWALDNLPFSNEWVLIVDCDERITPELWDEIATAIENPEYEGYYLNRKVFFLGKWIQHGGRYPDWNLRLFKHKTGRYENLGTEEIRNTGDNEVHEHVILQGKSGYLKNDMLHIDFRDVFHWLERHNRYSNWEARVYLNILTGKDESGTIGANLFGDAVQRKRYLKKTWVRLPFKPLIRFILIYIIQRGFLDGKPGYIYARLMSQYEYQIGVKLYELMEFGGQLNVAAASSVPPQPVTQPDSLKGSV